One stretch of Streptomyces sp. MMBL 11-1 DNA includes these proteins:
- a CDS encoding M23 family metallopeptidase: MNDQHPHAGPVGYDDRSTGGFDTDPLFGSLPGGHDTGHTTGHPAAGYGDSTYGTGYDTAYATGRPDHSGPYDSSAWNTDTGAQQTPAYDGYAAQEQQAPQQWDTSGAWQQVTEQDLSGQWATADTGAFPTAGFPPAPYGTDTAYATDAYDTGAYETGSYDTYDTGTYPAGTAYGTGDAHGTDSYETGSYPTGAYGTAAVAADTGTYATTAFTTGTFDTGQHDAGAHDTGSHDTGAYATGAYGTGTYDTGAYDATAWNSGATPGDTAYEPEQTSHSLYEQQQADAAAPEAAAEQDGTADEQDTGLSSTAAFAVLPPDAAPEPDAGDGFPAPRSANRTAARPPAPRSRARRRTPAKRSALLTVAVPSACVMSVAGIAAASVGGMPGGDEKPEETTTSLAVADPSTVKPVAANNRLDSQLEQLSEGSDDFRERASRTQERLDLRERQAAEKKKREEEAARREALRPKFVLPVKQHGLSAYYGQAGVNWMSVHTGIDFPVSYGTPVMAATDGTVRTQLNSAYGVMAIVTAADGTETWYCHLSSTKIRSGPVKAGDVIAYSGNSGNSTGPHLHFEVRPGGGSAIDPLAWLRSKGVDPS; the protein is encoded by the coding sequence GTGAACGACCAGCACCCCCACGCCGGGCCTGTCGGGTACGACGACCGATCGACCGGCGGCTTCGACACCGACCCGCTCTTCGGCTCCCTTCCGGGCGGCCACGACACCGGCCACACCACGGGTCACCCCGCCGCCGGATACGGCGACAGCACCTACGGCACCGGCTACGACACCGCGTACGCGACCGGCCGGCCGGACCACAGCGGCCCGTACGACTCCTCCGCGTGGAACACCGACACCGGCGCACAGCAGACGCCCGCCTACGACGGTTACGCCGCCCAGGAGCAGCAGGCCCCGCAGCAGTGGGACACCTCCGGGGCCTGGCAACAGGTCACCGAACAGGACCTGAGCGGCCAGTGGGCGACCGCCGACACCGGCGCGTTCCCCACCGCCGGCTTCCCCCCGGCCCCGTACGGCACGGACACCGCGTACGCCACGGACGCGTACGACACCGGGGCATACGAGACGGGCTCGTACGACACCTACGACACCGGGACGTACCCGGCCGGCACGGCGTACGGGACGGGCGACGCCCACGGCACCGACTCCTACGAGACCGGGTCGTATCCGACCGGCGCGTACGGCACGGCGGCCGTCGCCGCCGACACCGGCACGTACGCCACCACCGCGTTCACCACCGGCACGTTCGACACGGGCCAGCACGACGCCGGTGCGCACGACACCGGTTCGCATGACACCGGCGCGTACGCGACCGGCGCGTACGGCACGGGTACGTACGACACGGGCGCCTACGACGCCACCGCGTGGAACTCCGGCGCCACGCCCGGGGACACCGCGTACGAACCCGAACAGACGTCGCACTCCCTGTACGAACAGCAGCAGGCCGACGCGGCGGCGCCCGAAGCGGCGGCCGAGCAGGACGGGACGGCGGACGAGCAGGACACCGGCCTCTCCTCCACCGCCGCGTTCGCCGTCCTCCCGCCGGACGCCGCGCCGGAGCCGGACGCCGGGGACGGCTTCCCCGCCCCGCGCTCCGCGAACCGCACCGCCGCCCGTCCCCCCGCTCCCCGTAGCCGGGCCCGTCGGCGTACCCCCGCCAAGCGTTCCGCCCTGCTGACCGTCGCGGTGCCCTCCGCCTGCGTGATGAGCGTCGCTGGCATCGCCGCCGCCTCCGTCGGCGGGATGCCCGGCGGCGACGAGAAGCCGGAGGAGACGACCACCTCACTGGCGGTCGCCGACCCCAGCACGGTCAAGCCGGTCGCCGCGAACAACCGGCTGGACAGCCAGTTGGAGCAGCTCTCCGAGGGCAGCGACGACTTCCGTGAGCGCGCGAGCCGCACCCAGGAGCGCCTCGACCTGCGGGAGCGGCAGGCAGCGGAGAAGAAGAAGCGCGAGGAGGAGGCCGCACGCCGTGAGGCGCTGCGGCCCAAGTTCGTCCTGCCGGTCAAGCAGCACGGGCTGAGCGCCTACTACGGTCAGGCGGGCGTCAACTGGATGTCCGTGCACACGGGCATCGACTTCCCCGTCTCGTACGGCACTCCGGTGATGGCCGCGACCGACGGCACCGTGCGCACCCAGCTGAACAGCGCCTACGGGGTCATGGCCATCGTGACCGCCGCCGACGGCACCGAGACCTGGTACTGCCACCTCAGCAGCACCAAGATCCGCTCGGGCCCGGTGAAGGCCGGTGACGTCATCGCGTACTCCGGTAACTCGGGCAACTCCACCGGTCCGCACCTGCACTTCGAGGTCCGGCCCGGCGGCGGCTCGGCGATCGACCCGCTGGCGTGGCTGCGCAGCAAGGGCGTCGACCCGAGCTGA
- a CDS encoding lipase family alpha/beta hydrolase — MSSALLGATALELAVLAGHLVAYPFGLTPERPPPPGPTPRPAGTGADHTDGGGAAPRPATGHPATALPVAAAAAPPVVLLHGFIDNRSVFVVLRRALTRHGHRHLESLNYSPLTRDIRTAAELLGRHVEEICVRTGHSRVDVVGHSLGGLIARYYVQRLGGDRRVRTLVTLGTPHGGTAVAPGAGIHPIVRQMRGGSSVIEELRTPAPGCRTRFVSFWSELDQVMVPVETACVDHPDLDAVNVRVTGVGHLALPVHPTVAAAIREALEAPEAEEGTATAAGPRTGATSAA; from the coding sequence ATGTCGTCCGCGCTGCTCGGCGCCACCGCGCTGGAGCTGGCCGTCCTCGCCGGACATCTGGTCGCCTACCCCTTCGGCCTCACCCCGGAGCGTCCCCCGCCGCCCGGCCCGACGCCACGCCCGGCGGGCACCGGCGCCGACCACACCGACGGGGGCGGAGCAGCTCCCCGGCCGGCCACCGGCCACCCGGCCACCGCCCTGCCGGTCGCGGCCGCTGCCGCGCCGCCCGTCGTCCTGCTGCACGGCTTCATCGACAACCGCTCCGTGTTCGTCGTCCTGCGGCGCGCGCTGACCCGGCACGGCCATCGCCACCTGGAATCCCTCAACTACTCCCCGCTGACACGCGACATCCGTACCGCCGCCGAACTGCTCGGGCGGCATGTGGAGGAGATCTGCGTGCGCACCGGGCACAGCCGGGTCGACGTCGTCGGGCACAGCCTCGGCGGCCTGATCGCCCGGTATTACGTACAGCGACTCGGCGGTGACCGGCGGGTGCGCACCCTGGTGACGCTCGGAACCCCGCACGGGGGCACCGCCGTCGCCCCCGGGGCAGGCATTCACCCCATCGTGCGTCAGATGCGCGGAGGTTCCTCCGTGATCGAGGAGCTGCGCACCCCCGCACCCGGCTGCCGTACCCGGTTCGTGAGCTTCTGGAGCGAGTTGGACCAGGTGATGGTGCCCGTGGAAACCGCGTGCGTCGATCATCCCGATCTCGACGCGGTGAACGTACGTGTCACCGGCGTCGGACACCTCGCGCTGCCCGTGCACCCGACGGTGGCCGCCGCGATCCGTGAGGCTCTTGAGGCGCCGGAGGCCGAAGAGGGCACCGCCACCGCCGCCGGGCCCCGCACCGGGGCGACTTCCGCGGCCTGA
- a CDS encoding cobalamin B12-binding domain-containing protein — MGVTGPIRVVVAKPGLDGHDRGAKVIARALRDAGMEVIYTGLHQTPEQIVDTAIQEDADAIGLSILSGAHNTLFAKVIELLKEREAEDIKVFGGGIIPEDDIAPLKELGVAELFTPGATTTEIVTWVNANVRQAAQA; from the coding sequence ATGGGTGTGACCGGTCCGATCCGTGTGGTGGTGGCCAAGCCGGGACTCGACGGCCACGACCGCGGGGCCAAAGTCATCGCGCGGGCGTTGCGGGACGCCGGTATGGAGGTGATCTACACGGGGCTCCACCAGACGCCCGAGCAGATCGTCGACACGGCGATCCAGGAGGACGCCGACGCCATCGGCCTCTCGATCCTCTCCGGGGCGCACAACACACTGTTCGCCAAGGTGATCGAGCTGCTGAAGGAGCGGGAGGCGGAGGACATCAAGGTGTTCGGCGGCGGGATCATCCCGGAGGACGACATCGCACCGCTGAAGGAGCTGGGCGTCGCCGAGCTGTTCACCCCGGGGGCGACGACGACCGAGATCGTCACGTGGGTCAACGCCAACGTCCGCCAGGCCGCCCAGGCCTGA
- a CDS encoding DUF5691 domain-containing protein — MPRTTSPTATTDTDTDTDAATAATAHASVGSLPWEELVTSALLGTDRRPPTPRGGPVPADAPAALLHAAALHTVRQRAGLLPAVPEARPEPAAPDPRPALPEAARRRLAHLLDGRAAPSGGGRRGAAPDLTELIPQWLATANRKGFRAPAALLPALLDAARARTDLRPQALAFAGPRGLWLAGLNPDWKFALRGAASGALHPDIADPEAVGRLWEEGLFAERVALLDAVRAQDPPAALALLATTWPAERAEDRLMFLDSLRSGLGGDDEPFLEQALSDRSRNVRATAAELLSALPESALAGRMAARATSCVNLDRTGDIASISVEAPHECDAGMQRDGVAAVPPTGRGERSWWLGQLVEATPLDVWERRFGGRPAEEIVALPVADDWAGELHAAWCRAAVRQRNPRWARALLGRPSAPPASGPGTASIAERSKLLAILDQAERASWVAAFIAAHGLSEAFQLLGVCTVPWAGPLGRAVVDALDIARDGGSYPWSFSGVMGLAERCLDPAEADRLEVLTAAQDEQEGASPGAGGYWSEAFQRLVSTLRLRAAMEAELMT; from the coding sequence ATGCCTCGCACGACCAGCCCCACCGCAACCACCGATACCGATACCGATACCGATGCCGCCACGGCGGCCACCGCTCACGCCTCCGTCGGCTCCCTCCCCTGGGAGGAGCTGGTCACCTCGGCGCTCCTGGGCACCGACCGCCGTCCTCCGACGCCACGCGGCGGCCCCGTACCGGCCGATGCTCCGGCGGCCCTGCTGCACGCCGCCGCGCTGCACACCGTGCGGCAGCGGGCCGGGCTGCTGCCGGCCGTGCCGGAGGCGCGGCCCGAGCCCGCAGCCCCGGATCCCCGGCCTGCGCTCCCCGAGGCCGCCCGGCGCAGGCTCGCCCACCTGCTGGACGGCCGTGCCGCGCCTTCGGGCGGCGGGCGGCGCGGTGCGGCACCCGACCTCACCGAGCTGATTCCGCAGTGGCTGGCCACCGCCAACCGGAAGGGTTTCCGCGCCCCGGCGGCCCTGTTGCCGGCGCTGCTGGACGCCGCCCGCGCCCGTACGGACCTGCGCCCGCAGGCGCTCGCGTTCGCCGGGCCGCGCGGTCTGTGGCTGGCCGGGCTGAATCCCGACTGGAAGTTCGCCCTGCGGGGCGCGGCGAGCGGCGCGCTCCACCCCGACATCGCGGATCCGGAAGCGGTGGGCCGGCTGTGGGAGGAGGGACTGTTCGCGGAACGGGTCGCGCTGCTCGACGCCGTACGGGCGCAGGATCCGCCCGCCGCGCTCGCCCTGCTCGCCACCACCTGGCCGGCCGAACGGGCCGAGGACCGGCTGATGTTCCTGGACTCCCTGCGGTCCGGGCTCGGGGGCGACGACGAACCGTTCCTGGAGCAGGCCCTGTCCGACCGCAGCCGCAACGTCCGCGCCACCGCCGCCGAACTGCTGTCCGCCCTGCCCGAGTCGGCGCTCGCCGGACGGATGGCGGCCCGCGCGACGTCCTGCGTGAACCTGGACCGTACGGGGGACATCGCCTCCATATCCGTGGAGGCACCGCACGAGTGCGACGCGGGAATGCAGCGCGACGGCGTCGCCGCGGTCCCACCAACCGGCCGGGGCGAACGGTCCTGGTGGCTTGGCCAGTTGGTGGAAGCCACCCCGCTCGACGTCTGGGAGCGGCGGTTCGGCGGGCGTCCCGCCGAGGAGATCGTGGCCCTGCCCGTCGCCGACGACTGGGCGGGCGAGCTGCACGCCGCCTGGTGTCGGGCGGCCGTGCGACAGCGGAATCCGCGGTGGGCCCGAGCCCTGCTCGGGCGCCCCTCGGCACCCCCGGCGAGCGGCCCCGGGACGGCCTCGATCGCCGAGCGCTCGAAGCTCCTCGCGATCCTGGACCAGGCCGAACGCGCTTCCTGGGTGGCCGCGTTCATCGCCGCGCACGGCCTCTCGGAGGCGTTCCAGCTGCTCGGGGTGTGCACGGTCCCCTGGGCCGGGCCGCTCGGGCGCGCGGTGGTCGACGCTCTCGACATCGCCCGGGACGGCGGAAGTTATCCATGGAGCTTCAGCGGAGTGATGGGCCTCGCGGAACGCTGCCTGGATCCGGCCGAGGCCGACCGGCTGGAGGTCCTGACGGCCGCCCAGGACGAACAGGAGGGGGCGTCGCCGGGGGCGGGCGGCTACTGGTCGGAGGCCTTCCAGCGCCTGGTCTCCACCCTGCGGCTGCGCGCCGCGATGGAGGCGGAACTGATGACCTGA
- a CDS encoding SWIM zinc finger family protein — protein MLLSHGGEPSPTGGPVARWTVEQVLALAPDDASRRAGTRLGTAGPWTGTGRDAVGAVWGLCEGSGSTPYRTVVDTTGPAYSCSCPSRKFPCKHALGLLLLRASDDTAVRPGEPADWAATWIEARRGRVVEKGGPAAGGGAARGPAGTDAARKRAERRAERVTDGAQELEQRLGDLLRGGLAATDRSGYGLWEETAARMVDAQAPGLAARVRELGAISGSGPGWPVRLLEECGLLHLLDTAWLGRERLPEPLAATVRTRVGLPVSAEGSPVRDHWLVLAQYDTPDGKIVARRIWLYGRESGRTALLLSFGAAGRTPAQALPVGATIDAELTPYPGGGQLRAELGEQFGAMAPAGPPPGIAAAAAPAVYGDALREDPWLDAWPVTLRDVIPVPAKDGWQVVDAHADSALPIAPAALSRPGLWKLVALSGGGPVTVFGEIGHRGFDPFATWDPGAEAADGYTTGGSVVQLV, from the coding sequence ATGCTGCTATCTCACGGGGGAGAGCCCTCGCCCACCGGTGGACCGGTGGCGCGCTGGACGGTGGAACAGGTGCTGGCACTGGCTCCTGACGACGCTTCACGCAGAGCGGGCACGCGGCTCGGCACGGCCGGGCCGTGGACCGGCACGGGCCGCGACGCCGTGGGCGCGGTGTGGGGCCTGTGCGAGGGGAGCGGGAGCACGCCGTACCGGACGGTGGTCGACACCACCGGCCCGGCCTACTCCTGCAGTTGTCCGAGCCGGAAGTTCCCGTGCAAGCACGCGCTGGGGCTGTTGCTGCTGCGGGCCTCCGACGACACCGCGGTCCGGCCGGGCGAGCCGGCCGACTGGGCCGCGACGTGGATCGAGGCCCGGCGTGGACGCGTGGTGGAGAAGGGCGGACCCGCTGCGGGCGGCGGCGCCGCGCGGGGCCCCGCCGGCACTGACGCCGCCAGGAAGCGGGCGGAGCGCCGTGCCGAGCGCGTCACGGACGGGGCCCAGGAGCTGGAACAGCGCCTGGGTGACCTGCTGCGCGGCGGACTCGCCGCGACCGACCGCTCCGGGTACGGCCTGTGGGAGGAGACCGCGGCCCGCATGGTCGACGCCCAGGCCCCCGGTCTCGCGGCCCGGGTGAGAGAGCTGGGCGCGATCAGCGGGTCGGGCCCGGGCTGGCCGGTCCGCCTGCTGGAGGAGTGCGGCCTGCTCCATCTGCTGGACACCGCGTGGCTCGGCCGGGAGCGACTGCCAGAACCGCTGGCCGCGACCGTGCGTACGAGAGTGGGACTGCCCGTCTCCGCCGAGGGCTCCCCCGTCCGTGACCACTGGCTGGTCCTCGCGCAGTACGACACCCCGGACGGCAAGATCGTCGCCCGTCGGATCTGGCTGTACGGGAGGGAGTCGGGCCGTACGGCTCTGCTGCTCTCCTTCGGCGCGGCGGGCCGGACCCCGGCTCAGGCGCTGCCGGTGGGCGCGACGATCGACGCCGAGCTGACGCCGTATCCGGGCGGCGGACAGCTCCGGGCGGAGCTGGGCGAGCAGTTCGGCGCCATGGCCCCGGCCGGGCCTCCGCCGGGGATCGCCGCGGCGGCTGCGCCGGCCGTCTACGGGGACGCCCTGCGGGAGGACCCCTGGCTGGACGCCTGGCCGGTCACCCTGCGCGACGTCATACCCGTGCCGGCCAAGGACGGCTGGCAGGTGGTGGACGCGCACGCCGACTCCGCCCTGCCGATCGCCCCGGCCGCGCTGTCCCGGCCGGGTCTGTGGAAGCTCGTCGCTCTGTCCGGCGGTGGCCCGGTCACCGTGTTCGGCGAGATCGGCCACCGCGGCTTCGACCCGTTCGCGACCTGGGACCCGGGCGCGGAGGCGGCGGACGGGTACACCACGGGCGGGTCGGTCGTCCAGCTGGTCTGA
- a CDS encoding ATP-binding protein yields the protein MTVFETTAAIAPEAGAEVLRPHAEDAFADELKALEAADDRPRPARWRLSPWAVATYLQGGTLPDGTVITPKYVGPRRLVEVAVTTLATDRALLLLGVPGTAKTWVSEHLAAAVSGDSTLLVQGTAGTPEEAVRYGWNYAQLLAHGPSRDALVPSPLMRAMAEGMTARVEELTRIPADVQDSLITILSEKTLPVPELGQEVQAVRGFNLIATANDRDRGVNELSSALRRRFNTVVLPLPATPDAEVDIVSRRVDQIGRSLDLPAAPEGLTEIRRVVTVFRELRDGVTTDGRTKLKSPSGTLSTAEAISVVTNGLALAAHFGDGVLRPGDVAAGILGAVVRDPAADRVVWQEYLETVVRERDGWKDFYRACREVTA from the coding sequence ATGACCGTGTTCGAAACCACCGCGGCCATCGCGCCGGAGGCGGGCGCCGAGGTGCTGCGCCCGCATGCCGAGGACGCGTTCGCCGACGAGCTGAAGGCGCTCGAAGCCGCCGACGACCGCCCGAGGCCCGCCCGTTGGCGGCTGTCGCCCTGGGCCGTCGCCACCTATCTGCAGGGCGGGACCCTGCCGGACGGCACGGTGATCACGCCGAAGTACGTGGGCCCGCGCCGCCTGGTCGAAGTGGCCGTGACCACGCTCGCCACCGACCGGGCGCTGCTCCTGCTCGGCGTCCCCGGTACGGCCAAGACCTGGGTGTCCGAACACCTCGCCGCCGCGGTCAGCGGTGACTCGACGTTGCTCGTGCAGGGCACGGCCGGGACGCCCGAGGAAGCCGTCCGCTACGGGTGGAACTACGCACAGCTGCTCGCCCACGGACCCAGCCGCGACGCCCTGGTCCCCAGTCCGCTGATGCGGGCGATGGCCGAGGGCATGACCGCCCGGGTCGAGGAGCTGACCCGTATCCCCGCCGATGTGCAGGACTCGCTGATCACGATCCTGTCCGAGAAGACGCTCCCCGTCCCCGAGCTGGGGCAGGAGGTCCAGGCCGTTCGCGGCTTCAACCTCATCGCCACGGCCAACGACCGGGACCGCGGCGTCAACGAGCTGTCCAGCGCGCTGCGACGCCGGTTCAACACCGTCGTGCTGCCCCTGCCCGCCACCCCGGACGCCGAGGTCGACATCGTGTCGCGGCGGGTCGACCAGATCGGCCGCTCGCTGGACCTGCCCGCGGCGCCGGAGGGCCTGACCGAGATCCGGCGCGTGGTGACGGTCTTCCGGGAGCTGCGCGACGGGGTGACCACCGACGGGCGAACCAAGCTCAAGTCCCCCTCCGGCACGCTCTCCACCGCGGAGGCGATCTCCGTCGTCACGAACGGCCTCGCGCTCGCGGCCCACTTCGGCGACGGCGTTCTCCGCCCCGGGGACGTCGCGGCCGGGATCCTCGGCGCGGTCGTCCGGGATCCGGCGGCGGACCGGGTGGTCTGGCAGGAGTATCTGGAGACCGTGGTCCGCGAGCGGGACGGCTGGAAGGACTTCTACCGCGCCTGCCGCGAGGTAACCGCATGA
- a CDS encoding DUF5682 family protein, producing MTSPAGTARAAATGEATATETSTGTATGAAAETATGTAAAAGMSGPGPRAAVGPWLLGVRHHGPGSARAVLAALAAARPAAVLVEGPPEGDALLPLAADARMRPPVALLAHAVDDPGRASFWPMAAFSPEWLAIRWALDHDVPVRFIDLPAAHSLALKEPAPGTGGEETAPGERAGEEDSPVVDPIRVLAETAGYDDPERWWEDVVEHRSPGGGTGGGVSTSLDSGTGRGHDGSSPGDTVGADDTADADDALAPFAALAEAMSALREAYGDGGQPRDAVREAYMRIQLRTARKEFGDGVAVVCGAWHVPALAARTTLAADRALLKGLPKVRTDLTWVPWTHRRLARHSGYGAGIDAPGWYGHLFDVADRPIERWMTKVAGLLREEDRFVSTAHVIEAVRLAETLAALRGRPLAGLGETTDAVRAVMCEGSDVPLALVRDRLIVGENLGEVPDTAPAVPLQRDLTRSQRTLRLKPEASEREVDLDLRKETDAARSRLLHRLRLLGVGWGDPVAGRGSTGTFRESWRLRWEPELHVRVAEAGVWGTTVLTAATAKAESEAMAATALADVTALAEHCLLAGLPDALPVVMKALADRAALDADVGHLADALPALARSLRYGDVRSTDTAALAEVAAGLAERICVGLPPACAGLDADGAEALRRQVEAVHGAIGLLLAGAAPAEGLRERWDAVLHKLAARDTVAGIIRGRATRLLLDEGRLAEDEAARLMGLALSPGTPPADAAAWIEGFVGGASGGGMLLVHDERLLGLVDSWLTGVPAEAFTDVLPLLRRTFSAYEPGVRRTLGELVRRGPVPESARRDEAGRAPGGFGPGLDRARADAVEPVLRLLIGRRSEPEEAAR from the coding sequence ATGACGAGCCCCGCCGGTACGGCGAGGGCGGCCGCGACCGGAGAGGCCACGGCGACCGAAACGTCGACCGGGACGGCGACCGGGGCGGCGGCCGAAACGGCGACCGGGACCGCGGCGGCGGCCGGAATGTCTGGGCCGGGGCCCCGTGCGGCCGTCGGTCCCTGGCTCCTGGGGGTGCGGCACCACGGCCCCGGGTCGGCCCGCGCGGTCCTCGCCGCGCTCGCGGCGGCCCGCCCGGCCGCTGTCCTCGTCGAGGGGCCGCCCGAGGGCGACGCGCTGCTGCCTCTGGCCGCCGATGCTCGGATGCGCCCCCCGGTCGCGCTGCTCGCGCACGCCGTGGACGACCCGGGACGTGCCTCCTTCTGGCCGATGGCCGCGTTCTCGCCCGAGTGGTTGGCGATCCGCTGGGCTCTCGACCACGACGTCCCGGTCCGCTTCATCGACCTGCCCGCCGCCCACTCCCTCGCGCTCAAGGAACCCGCGCCAGGCACGGGGGGCGAGGAGACGGCCCCGGGGGAGCGGGCCGGGGAAGAGGACTCGCCGGTCGTCGACCCGATCCGCGTGCTGGCGGAGACCGCCGGATACGACGATCCGGAACGCTGGTGGGAGGACGTCGTCGAGCACCGATCACCGGGCGGCGGCACCGGCGGGGGCGTCAGCACAAGCCTGGACAGCGGCACCGGCCGGGGCCACGACGGCAGCTCGCCCGGGGACACGGTGGGCGCGGACGACACGGCCGACGCGGACGACGCGCTCGCGCCGTTCGCCGCACTGGCGGAGGCCATGAGTGCTCTCCGCGAGGCGTACGGCGACGGTGGGCAGCCCCGGGACGCGGTGCGCGAGGCGTACATGCGCATCCAACTGCGTACTGCCCGCAAGGAGTTCGGAGACGGCGTCGCCGTAGTCTGCGGTGCCTGGCACGTCCCGGCCCTTGCCGCGCGGACCACTCTCGCCGCCGACCGCGCCCTGCTCAAGGGCCTCCCGAAGGTCAGGACGGACCTGACCTGGGTGCCGTGGACCCACCGCCGGCTCGCCCGGCACAGCGGGTACGGGGCGGGGATCGACGCGCCGGGCTGGTACGGGCACCTCTTCGACGTGGCGGACCGGCCGATCGAACGATGGATGACCAAGGTCGCCGGACTGCTGCGGGAGGAAGACCGGTTCGTCTCCACCGCCCATGTCATCGAGGCCGTCCGGCTCGCCGAGACCCTCGCCGCGCTCCGGGGCCGCCCGCTGGCCGGCCTGGGCGAGACGACCGACGCGGTGCGGGCCGTCATGTGCGAGGGGTCCGACGTCCCGCTCGCCCTCGTCAGGGACCGGCTGATCGTCGGCGAGAACCTCGGAGAGGTGCCGGACACCGCCCCGGCCGTCCCCTTGCAACGGGACCTGACCCGAAGCCAGCGCACCCTCCGGCTCAAGCCGGAGGCGTCGGAACGCGAGGTCGACCTCGACCTGCGCAAGGAGACCGACGCCGCCCGCAGCCGCCTCCTGCACCGGCTGCGCCTCCTCGGCGTCGGCTGGGGCGATCCGGTCGCGGGGCGGGGCAGCACCGGCACCTTCCGGGAGAGCTGGCGGCTGCGCTGGGAGCCGGAACTGCACGTCCGGGTCGCCGAGGCAGGCGTGTGGGGCACCACGGTCCTCACCGCCGCCACCGCGAAGGCCGAGTCGGAGGCCATGGCGGCGACCGCACTGGCCGACGTCACCGCACTCGCCGAACACTGCCTCCTGGCCGGACTGCCCGACGCGCTGCCCGTCGTGATGAAGGCCCTCGCCGACCGGGCCGCACTCGACGCGGACGTCGGCCACCTCGCGGACGCGCTGCCCGCCCTGGCCCGCTCCCTGCGATACGGGGACGTGCGCTCCACGGACACGGCGGCGCTCGCGGAGGTCGCCGCCGGACTCGCCGAGCGGATCTGCGTCGGCCTGCCGCCCGCCTGCGCCGGCCTCGACGCCGACGGGGCCGAGGCGCTGCGCCGCCAGGTGGAGGCCGTGCACGGTGCGATCGGGCTCCTGCTCGCGGGAGCGGCCCCTGCCGAAGGGCTGCGGGAGCGCTGGGACGCCGTCCTGCACAAACTGGCGGCCCGGGACACGGTTGCCGGGATCATCCGGGGCCGGGCCACCCGGCTGCTCCTGGACGAGGGGCGGCTGGCGGAGGACGAGGCGGCCCGGCTGATGGGCCTGGCGCTCTCCCCCGGAACCCCGCCCGCCGACGCCGCCGCCTGGATCGAGGGGTTCGTCGGCGGCGCGTCGGGCGGCGGCATGCTGCTGGTCCACGACGAGAGGCTGCTCGGCCTCGTCGACTCCTGGCTGACCGGTGTCCCCGCCGAGGCGTTCACCGACGTGCTGCCACTGCTGCGCCGCACGTTCTCCGCGTACGAACCGGGCGTACGGCGCACCCTGGGCGAGCTGGTCCGGCGCGGGCCCGTCCCCGAGAGCGCCCGCCGGGACGAGGCCGGCCGGGCGCCCGGGGGCTTCGGGCCCGGTCTCGACCGGGCCAGGGCCGACGCTGTGGAGCCGGTGCTGCGCCTGTTGATCGGCCGCCGGTCCGAGCCCGAGGAGGCCGCCAGATGA